A section of the Entelurus aequoreus isolate RoL-2023_Sb linkage group LG21, RoL_Eaeq_v1.1, whole genome shotgun sequence genome encodes:
- the parm1 gene encoding mucin-2, with product MTAHLQTLATCLLLFHVTSQTGPTNSTEIQTGANYGTATAYPIVASDTATSFKTIPHHPSASRIDTIAGSEIETNATTQTDHSVKLKIDTPSSSDTTPVYQRDINTGSKIIPTVASNATSSSQMDTTTGSEIETTGNAVAFTIDNSSLSDTTPASQTDTTTGSTIDKTDTTQASQTETTTGSKIDKTDTTQALQTETSTGSKIDKTDTTQASQTETTTGSKIDKTDTTQASQTETTTGSKIDKTDTTQALQTDTTTGSTIDKTDTTPALQTETTTGSNMETTATSQTDHTVTFTIDTPSQTDTTVTITISTPNITALSTIATNRPLPSTTTSGGALQEGLKYKGLSSGSIAAILCMIAILAILVFGGLYYKYRQPSYGSLESNNAHSSFGNFSNPMYDP from the exons GTCTGCTGTTGTTTCATGTAACTTCCCAAACAGGCCCCACCAATAGCActgaaatccaaaccggagccaATTATGGCACGGCCACCGCTTATCCAATCGTGGCTTCTGACACAGCCACCAGTTTCAAAACCATCCCTCATCACCCGTCTGCTTCCCGAATTGACACCATTGCTGGATCTGAGATCGAGACCAATGCCACTACCCAAACTGACCACAGTGTCAAATTAAAAATTGACACCCCTTCCTCATCTGACACTACCCCTGTTTACCAAAGGGACATTAACACTGGATCTAAGATCATCCCCACTGTCGCTTCTAACGCAACGTCTTCTTCCCAAATGGATACCACAACCGGATCTGAAATCGAGACCACTGGCAACGCAGTCGCATTCACAATCGACAACTCTTCCTTGTCTGACACAACCCCTGCTTCCCAAACTGACACCACCACTGGATCCACAATCGACAAAACGGACACAACCCAAGCTTCGCAAACTGAAACCACCACTGGTTCTAAAATCGACAAAACGGACACAACCCAAGCTTTGCAAACTGAAACCAGCACTGGTTCTAAAATCGACAAAACGGACACAACCCAAGCTTCGCAAACTGAAACCACCACTGGTTCTAAAATCGACAAAACGGACACAACCCAAGCTTCGCAAACTGAAACCACCACTGGTTCTAAAATCGACAAAACGGACACAACCCAAGCTTTGCAAACTGACACCACCACTGGATCCACAATCGACAAAACGGACACAACCCCAGCTTTGCAAACTGAAACCACCACTGGATCTAATATGGAGACCACGGCCACTTCCCAAACCGACCACACTGTCACATTCACAATCGACACCCCTTCCCAAACAGACACCACTGTCACAATCACTATTTCCACACCCAACATTACTGCTTTATCAACAATTGCCACCAACAGACCCCTACCTAGTACCACTACCAGCGGCGGTGCACTACAGGAGGGTCTCAAGTACAAGGGTCTGAGCTCAG GAAGTATTGCAGCCATTCTATGCATGATCGCAATATTGGCCATTCTGGTGTTTGGCGGTCTATACTACAAGTACCG